The following nucleotide sequence is from Kosmotoga arenicorallina S304.
AGCCTCGATTTTCCCTATAAATCCACTGGTAGCGACAACTTCGTTCTGGCCTATTATCCCCCTTGAAAACAAACGACCCATTATTTCCCCCGTTTCCAGCGTAAGCATATTATCAACTATCGGAGCTAATTCTGGAATAAACACGCTCTCTATGAGAAGCATTTGATCACCCCCAATTAAATTATACAATTAAAAAAGGGGGCATAAGCCCCCTAGTATTATCTTGCTTTATTCCTCTTCTTCCTCTTCAGCTGTAGCGTGTGCCAGTTCTTCGTCCCACGCCTTGCTTACCTTTTCGAATTCGTCATCTTCAAGCGAATTCAAAACAATGTTTCCGTCGGCTTCTTCAGATGCCCTGAAGACAACATAAGACTCTTCATCGAAACCTACGATCTCTTCCGCTTCCAGAAAAGCCTCCTGGCATACCCAGTATCGCTTTTCATCGACATCGAGTTGAGCGATTAATGCGAAATTGTGTTCATTACCATCTTCATCAGTAATGGCGAACATATCGAAGTGCTCGTGTTCATGTTCGTGTTCATGGTCATGCGGGTGCCCAAAATCTTTCATTTCTTCCATAAAAATACCTCCGAAGCTAAAAGCATATTTGTTCAAACAATGGTATCATGATATAGAAATAATGGCAATTAAGCCTTTGTTAAGATGCGACATCAAAAGGAGTGAGCCCTGTGCTGGAGCTTGAAAGAAAATATCTTGTGGTAAGTGATGAATTAGAGCATATTTTATGTTGCACAAAAAGGGCATTGTTGATTTCCCAGTGGTATCTATCAGATAAAGAAGATCTCAGAATAAGGGTTCAGGTAAACAAACAAGGCGAAATAATGTGGTTTTCTACCCATAAACGCGGTATCGGCGTAGTGAGAATAGAAAAAGAACGCGAAATTTCGCCTGATGAAACCAGCATGATGTCAAAGAAATT
It contains:
- a CDS encoding DUF1292 domain-containing protein, whose translation is MEEMKDFGHPHDHEHEHEHEHFDMFAITDEDGNEHNFALIAQLDVDEKRYWVCQEAFLEAEEIVGFDEESYVVFRASEEADGNIVLNSLEDDEFEKVSKAWDEELAHATAEEEEEE